In Sesamum indicum cultivar Zhongzhi No. 13 linkage group LG1, S_indicum_v1.0, whole genome shotgun sequence, the sequence taaaagtatttacaaaccaaaaattacaattaaaaaagaattaaaattggaatatttagaaacaaaaaaaaattcatattcacaatttttttaataacctATAGATTTTAGTAAGGAATTAGCTGttcataacttttaatttgaaataacttaatctaaaaataaaaaataaaaatattctttttattttatcttcaataataaaataaaaaatatttaaaattagcaTTAGGTAGCTCAATAACGTTATAACATAGTCCATTGACATCTTCCACCATTTACccaccaaatattttaatttatctctgatattatttatttatagcaACAATGATTGATGtgattataataatcaattattccTAAGATAAGTTGTCAATGAAAACGATTTCAGAttgtcttttttcttgattattaaatcaataacCTAAagtgtcttttctttttcctttattaattcgattaagataatttaaaaattatatttgtgtCTATCtgttattgaaatttttctgTTCTGAAATAGTGTAATATTTCCCATTTCATTTCCAATGTGTACAAGTTGGGTTTTTAAAATCTTcgtgtttttgaaaaatataaattaaattagattatgagaaatgtaattatatcactaaaaaaatatttttttttgctatgaTTGGCGCACCACTGTCACATGTTTTGACTATTGCTAAAAATCATggcgaatattgattaattatggtaaaaatctaattttattttcgttttGTTTAGTCGTGGTTAACaatattgatttatcacaATTATTAAGGCGCGACATTTATAGTGTAGCAAAACTCCAATTCTTTTTagtgcatataattttttggggcAAAGTGcttttttagtctcataaaacaAGGACAAGATTTATTTTGATACCATGACAAGTGTcgtttttagtcccataaaactcataatcacgtatttttagtcctaaaaAATTACGTGTCTTGTGATTGTGAGACTAAAAAGGCATtgtttgggactaaaaaagacgtattttgggattaaaaaaaaatttaaattttatgtgattaaaaaaaatcgattGACATAATTATGGTATCAGAAGAAATTCAATCCTTgttttatatgattaaaaatacattttgccctaattttttatgataaaaaaaaatcatattaaatcTTGCATGATTGAGATAAGCATCAAAAGAATGTACCGAAAGCATCAAGAGTGGGGCCATAGAGCGGCTTCAATCTCcaacaatttcaagaaaaagcaACATTACACCAGGAAATGGATTTACAGCTGCAAACCAatttcaaggaaaaaaaaaaagaaagaaagaaagaaaaagaaaatgaatttcctctttcttcctttATTACAAAAGAAGCACTAATTTCAAGGGAATTTCCAATTCGGACcacaaagaaaagagaaattacataatcaCACCAACAACTTAGAACTCGCTTGCGAGTGGTGCGTGCTCCTGGTTCATGTAGACGTTGCTGTAGATGAGCCCAGCCAGCCCACCGCCGATGAGTGGTCCGACCCAGTAAATCCAGTTTCCGGAGAAGTCACCGCTGGCAACGGCCGGGCCGAATGAGCGGGCCGGGTTCATGGATCCGCCGGAGAATGGGCCGGCAGCCAAGATGTTGGCGCCCACAATGAACCCAATGGCAATGGGTGCAATTGTGCCCAATGAGCCCTTCTTGGGATCAGCTGCGGTGGCGTAAACGGTGTACACCAGGGCGAATGTGATGATGATCTCCATCACCACTCCTTCGATGGCTCCGACACCGGCAGCAACACCGTGGGTTGGAATAGCCTGTGATTGtagaaaaacaacaatttataCTTGTAGATGGGGTGAAatgtaaatatgataaatttaagggactaaatttagaatttcataattttgacttACCAAACCGCCGGTGACAACTTTGAGCAAGAAGCAAGCGACAATGGATCCCAAGAGCTGAGCAATCCAGTAGAAAAGTCCGGTGAGGATGGTGATCTGACCACCAACAGCCAAACCAAAGGTGACGGCGGGGTTCACGTGGCCACCGGAGATGTTAGCGCCGACGGCGACGGCCACCGCCACCAGGCCCGCCGGGTCGAGGGCGGCGTCAGAAGTCAACTTGTCTGTAAACAACGATCATCccagaaatatataaaaaagttatgacATGGCTAATTGCATGGGCATGCATGGCTCTAAATTTTACTAATcacttgttttaattaattaattaagtaacaatttttaaaaaatcaaattttcctTCCAAAAAATGAggtatttatatgtatatatcaaaataaataaacaaaaatatcaaaaaatataatttaaaaggagTACGAATATTAACTGTAAGCAATGGCGGAGCCGACGCCGGCGAAGACGAAGAGGAGGGTGGAGATGAACTCCGCGACGTACGCCTTGATGGAGGCGGCGCTGAAGGAATCATCGAACCGTCCGAAAGCAATCGCAGgcattttttagaaaaaataaataaattaattaattcttgaaatataaatatttagagagagaagaaaagaagagtaTATGTCGTTTGAGGTGACACAAAGGGCACTTTCAATGTGGCATATATATACTGCGAATTCCATGggtttatccatttttttgagtttatattaattattaattttaaattgagtaTATGAATGTGGCATATGCTATGTGTTATGCCTCGTCACAAGATAGACGAAGACCAAATTAATGTGTCCTGTCCGCCGTGGATAATCTTATCCTTAGTTGTcactcttattatttatttcaattttcagttaAGTAATCTCAATAATTCAATACctcattacatttaaattgttacttcattttttctgGGAAGATGCTTATTTGCATCTAAGTTCGGTCAAGTTCgagttttaatttcatatatgatatgaaattttactctatttttgttatttgtatttgtcAGCATTGGATATCAGATAATAGtattcaatattaaattattattctttctaACAGTtcaatcttttaaataaagtgGTTATCTAAGATAATGTAAGAATTAAACCGAGTAAGAGGTTTTAATTTTGCGTCTTATTGTCACccatttataaaatgaaaggTTTCATAACGCATGTGACTCTGCAAGAAAATTGTTTATTCCTTACATTGTAAATAATCATGATTTTAAAGTCGtagtaaatcaaaattatgtaccatgatcaaacaaaatcgatgcaaaaatttaagtatCTATAACGGCTAAtcagtatattttttttatggccAAAATATTTGCGATAATTTTTAGCTATATCAAATGTTTAATTTGACCTCGTTTGCAGAAGCAACGACTAATAGTTATTGCGCATctgtagttaattaatatccaccataattttttacttttaatcatgataattaattaaccatagtaaaaaattatatttcttctaataTTGGGGAACgtatatgttaatatttaaccttttaaaataatactatcaTTGAACAGtatgattttcaattttaaaatttattagattcagatttgaaataattatataatacgcTTGTAATTATTGTATAGTTAGGATAACACAACGATCTACTCAGTGGCCACTtcctcaataataattattaatataactaattaagtgtaattaattaaatttaatctgtCAAGAATTGATTTaagtaaatgaataaaatgagaatgttTGATATAGGCGCGCTGTCGTATCGAATTCTGAATGTTATTTgggaaatatttaaatagaaaaagggaATATATTCGAGTGGGCAATGCATCCATCAACGTCCAATCAAAACTGGGGTGGCAATCCCAGCTGTCATGAACGTGCTCTGGTGGAAGTGTCTGGAAGGTGTTCGATAATATGGCCAGGTGAACCGGATAAAGAATGGCGGTCTGAAGGTCCCCTTCTGTTGCGTaatgattgaaaattaatatggGGTCGGAGAGGTGGTCGCGCATCACTATTCACTACCCTTTTTTTACTGAATTCAATATCAGCTACAACTAAATTTCTTGTGATTATcccaattaaaataatttaatattactagaatgttatttttatgcatatttattgaaatattattattattatggcAGAATCCAATGTACCATCATCAAGTGACGAATTTCGTTCAGAGTCTGATGTCTatacataattgaaaaattaatcagaCTATTTGATATTCGGTATgagattaattggtaaaagTTCATTTGAGTtctattcattaatttaacaaatcaaacttAGACTTAATTTTTCGttcgataaattttcaaacccGATCGACTCAAACCATGGCGTTGGTAGTCAGCagggttttaaattaatttttgtgggTTGGttggaattatattttaattgaaaaaatttgtgGATAGGAAGTGATTAGGGTTTAATAATGGGGGATTAAGGCGGCTGGATAGGGCATAGAGGGAATCTTGATTTAAGTCTTTTTGGCTTTTGttcaattaagaaattaatgacTTTGTTAAGCTTTTATTAATGTTATCTTCTAAGTTCCAAGGGTGGCTCTTTTTCTTTGcctttttgaataaatatttaattatgtcgTGAtgttaaaatactaattaaactataaattaatgattaattaagaatCAATGATTAACTACCACGTATAATTAGCtaacatactaataattaGAGTAAAGTAGCACAATCGAcgtttaaaattataatcataagtAATCTATGCGGAGAAATAGCATTTCTCCATCTGTAACGTAccgtctttttatttttagtctcattgattacaaaattattacttttggtTCCTTAACATCCTCCCGTTagatattcaataaaaaatacaacgtGATTGTAAAGTGCATGAGGCCGAAAGTgctactttttaaaagttttcaGATTAAAAGTAGAAATTTATTAACCactaaaatcaaacatataaaGGCTCTAACACCCACGTGCTAAGcacttgatatttttgttaaatatctACCAAAATGTGACATGGACTAAAAATTCTACTTCTTAAAAGTGAAGATCTcgtaattaatgaaattaaaaataaaaataccttaAATTACAAGACGAAAAGTGTTATTTGTCCATTTACGTGGATTGTATTTTTCTGAtgtattgtaaataaaaaattcaaaatattaagtgactccataattatggaaaaaagtATCACCacatataattagtaataaatgtAGAGCAATAGacagataataaaaaatatataaaagtatcacgacatttttttgttactaaaacatgttattatatgtattactAATTATTCATACGACAATTCAGATAAAACTTTTCTGtagtacttttttttaaaaaattattttgtgatagatcaaaattattcatttaatatatattttttagtataattatgagattatcatttaagattttgttattaatattacttttattatagtaattaaatgTTATCAATGTTCGTACAATCATGATCAGTTGATTATGTTTTCAAATTTGTATAGatttaactttatttatatgaaaaataatttaaataaatattcaaattttgccataataattcattatatttgttatcaagaaaaaattcgATAGAAAAGTgggttattaaaatatatatgatttttattatagttaattactatggtcaaacaagaaaattcgTGGCGaatgcaaattaattatggttatACAACCCCCATTAATTGCTATTTCTATAAATGAAGTCAAAACATTAGCAATATCTAAAACTATGATAAATGCTTTGGTCACACCTAAAAACcataacaatattaattacCTGTGGTAGaagtataaatttttgcattagTTTTGTTTAACTGTAGTTAATAGTATTTGATGCATATGGTCCAAGAAACTATGGCTCAAAGAAGAGCAAAATGGCCTAGAGCCCCCTGCAGACCATCCAACAACCCATGAAGGAGGTGACCACCTAAGATATTTAAGGACTTAGCATAAGAATGTGGTCCAACCAATTGATAATCAACCCAAGACCTATATTTAAATGCCATCATGTGGCATACGTAGCATATATCTGGGCCGCCAAATATACCTCCTAACCAATAATGAAGATCCGTGTCAAGGGAGGTTCCTTTAAAGACTCAGAACTCAGGGGCTCCCTGTAGATTAAGAGTCCTCATGGGTGAAGGATCCCCTCAACATGGAGACTGACTTGCCTTAACAAGATTTACAAGAGGTAAGAACAGATTGTGGTTTATCCCAACAATTTCTATCCATTTCACCCCAAAATATGGCGTATGTACAGACTCCCACCGAAGGGGGAGACCAtcctataaatacaggtttgATCCCCAAGCGGGGATACCTTCAAGACTGTAACTTTTGctgtcaattttcattttgcactctctttgcattttgaaaatgattatCTCTTACGAATTTGTTCATCATACTTCgattcttaattataatttatttttttatgcttattaTCTCTTAAATTCGATACTAACTTAATATGTTGTTTTGCAAGTTCTGTCCTAAAGTTCTTTAATTCGTTGGCCCAAATCTAGTACCGAAGTCCAAGCTTATTAGACATGTACTAATTTCGCACACATCAGTATTGATTTACCATAATCTTTAAATTATGCTTATTTATAGTATAGGAAAAAATTAGCGTTTTTGCGGTGGACATCTTGAAACAGTGGTTTTAttgttagaatttaaattcataattaaaaaaagaaacactgGTATATCCCGTGAAGGTGAAATGACATTTTTCagaattatgatttatttgtaaatactatccttactttttaaaaaattacatatgcaTCTgctaaaatatcaatataattacacaaacttttgattgtaatttttattattatataacagaatataaataatttgtataaatagatcataaatTAGGATCGCAAATGCAAATATCACTAAAACAAATTCTAATGATGAAACAAATTCGGAATGGCGACAGTCATCTCACAAGATTTATGGGTCCTATTGATCACATGAATCTTGTACCAGAGTATACCTAATTCAAGACCTCCATCTACACCCAATGTATCCGATCAATTTGGGAGGTGACGtcataacttgaaaatgaaaatgttgaatttattgatgtcAATTGAGATGAGtttgaattataaatgaaGGGGTAAGAAACAATAGATTTCAaagtaataaatgtattttttcaacaaataaatgcatattttaaatatatgaatggagcccatatttataattggCCCCAcatcactacaagaaaaagagtaaaaacaaaaaaccacCATATTGAAATTGTCACTCATGATATGTATTAAGTAACAAGAAAATTCGTGTTGTTACTGTATTAGTTTTTGTAGTCTTAATACTGATGATATTTGCGTACAAATTGTTATTGGAAAGAGTTAGCGAAGACAAAAATCTATTTAAAGTTAACACTATagacaattaattaatgtcgcattattttattattccaagAAAACAtgtaatatcataattttatatagtttgcTATTAGATCTGTGCTCTAAATTGCGCCGTATGAATTTTACGGTGTTATCTTGAAAAGACAATTCGCTAGAAGATGAGGTTTACTAGAAATGATGTTGCCTGCAACTCTTGCTACCCGTTGTGTGAGATATTGTCCATTTTGGCTTCGTATGAGATTCACGGTTTTATTTTAGCAAAACATCTTGCTAGGAAAAGAATGTCTTGGGACTTATAAGCCACTAAAACTCCTAGTATAGAACTAATGTGGGATAATAAGCCACATCATTTGGCATCGTATATAGGAATGAGGAAATGTCCCGCTCCCAAGCCCCTTATTTCGGGGGCTGATGTTGCAGCCAAGCGTCCCACGTTGATTGCATACGATAAGCTTGAGTAGCGTATAAGTCCCAAGACCTTATTTCGCTAGCAAAGCGTCTTGTCaggataaaattatgagactcatacaaaatcaaaacacaCAATATATcacataacaaaatatcaatcGAGTCTCAAGTTacattcatataaataatattgatattttattttatgttaatatatcCAAGAGTTCACACAAGCATCTTACACCTAAATGCCCGCCATAAAATTTCTCACCACTATTGTggtattgtttattttattttattttttcttttcctttcgttttaatttttaccttGAACGAGTGGAGAGAAATGATATATACATGTAACATAAGAAAAAGCCCAAATGGTTTAAACGTTAGCATGCTAGACTTTAATTTCAGGCCCAAACTTGCAAAGAGTTTCTACTGCTATTGAAAGGGGCAAAATGcgataataaatatatcagagGTGTTGTAatgtttaatttgattcaactaaatttaattttaataaaataaaaaataaaaaaattggcttTGTTTGTTCTCAAATGtattaaatcaaatcatcacacacatatgattttttatgacGGAATTGTGGAACGTTACTCCTACTTTTCTGCTTAATAcgccaaaagaagaaaacccAAAAACTATGATTACATTAACgggttaaatgcaaattaattacCTTCCtatgttatattaaattagCCAATTAttcaatgtaaaaaaatagtaaattattcccttatattttttataataaagtaaataagcCTTTTACGTGATTTCGTATCATTCATGCtctatttttagatattttgatttttttatttttaattataaaattatattacatccAAATTAAGTCGTTGGATCTAACTGAATCTAAagctcaaatttaattaataaaattaattatccagattttactaaatttggTTAACAGTATAGATTAAAAgcatatatttattctatatatatattacataaaatttaattaaatatatttttattaattaaaattatatatatgtatatatatacatatatatatatatatagagagagagagagagagataaagaGAGAGGNNNNNNNNNNNNNNNNNNNNNNNNNNNNNNNNNNNNNNNNNNNNNNNNNNNNNNNNNNNNNNNNNNNNNNNNNNNNNNNNNNNNNNNNNNNNNNNNNNNNNNNNNNNNNNNNNNNNNNNNNNNNNNNNNNNNNNNNNNNNNNNNNGGGggcggggggggggagggAAGGTGGGGGAGCAGGCGATGGGGAATAAGGGGCGAGGGGTTggtgtttttcattttattttatttttttaaaataaaaatatatattattataaatattatatataataatattattctatattatatttaaatataaataatattttattcttaaaaatcaattaaaattgcatcTAAGGTGCGTACAGGTTGCTTCATCAACAAGAACACAACCATAGTGTTTGTATTCATTTTTTGAGTATtctgttgtgttttgtggagatagagagaaaaacaaagataaataagtatgtgttaaagataatatgtatgtttggatttgtttttagagataatttaaaataaatttaatattgtattttgggagacaaaaattattattcattatcaaatcatgcattttttatatatatttatgtatatgtgtgtatatatatatatgtattttatgttaaaatacttaaaaacacccaaataaaatatttctgtaGATAGTAAACAttgagtatgttttgactcataataactttaaaaataaaaacaaacatagtgaacAAGTCTACTCCACTCCAAAGGGAATTTATGAAACGTAGTTAAACTACAACATCAATAATGAAACCCTATCTATACATCATCAAAACCCTCAAAAACTAAGGTAGAACAAAAAGCGAAAACATTTTGCAACTAGAAACAAAACAAGCATGATGCCTCCTGCCACCTCTTTTTCTCCCTCTTCTTTACTACAAACATTCCAACTATACCATACTTCACACACAGGTGACCACCTTTTGTCCGTAAACAGAATTGAATCCAGGGATTTCCCTATCCCAGGATTAACATTTCCCGAAATTTTCCATCTCTATTCCTGCATTATGGCATGTCTGGGAATCCTGTTTGGCTGCAGGCCCGATTCAGCGAAGTCATACGTATTATCAGCCCTGATCATCGTCGGGATTCTTGTTTGTCTCCGGTTACTCTGTTACGCGGTTCGGCTCCTGGTGAGGAGGGGCGAAGACGGCCAAATAGGCCCGAGTTCCAATCATGGGCATACGGTGGAGATGCAGCCCGAGAATCTGAATTCCAGGCCCCTCAGCAGTTACATGAGCAAAACGTCTCCTGAGAGCACGTCGCTCATCATCTAGGGGAGATGATCGGGCCGGGCCTGTCTTCTAAGTACATACAAGTTGGAAGTCATTTTCCTAATCTGATTGAAAACTGTTGTAGATTCTCTCATTTTGTTGTTGAATTCAATGATAATATGATTCGCAGAGGTGAAAATTTTCCtggttttggttttgtgtttctGTTTGTCGGGCCGGGCCAAGGCTTGTATCCCGGAATTGATCGGCTGTGAATCGATAAAGTGGTGATAGTCACTTTTATGTCTAGTCTGAATATGCCACTTagaataatactttttttttttttttctacaacagtatttaagaaatttaaatgcTACTCTCTGTTCAAAATTAGCAATTAAAACATACTCGATTTGTTAgcctaatttatatttttattgtacttattttaactagataaaataaaaaaatataaaatgaagatcgatcaaatttgataaaataaaataaaatttaaatacgtacaaataaaaaaatattgatataactgattaattacagagattattatttgtaaatgatataataaagtttattttaaaagcaGCTACGCTAAGACCTTAAgccttaaaatataaaaataaaagtttatgccttttgttataaaaagaaattaaaaatgggtatttgcatctttattttcttatcaaacatattttttcttggaaaaaaaatattatttttcttcaaaacgCGAAAATAGATAGAAAGATGTCAGCAGATTGATCACttgcttttgaaaaaaattatactcaAATCAGATTTACAcaccaaatcaattacaaagcaagtgtgatacacttattatgtgattgatcagcTTTTCCTGAACTGTAAATCAAACACACGACAAGCGTATTGACTTGCCATATGATTGCCATATCGAATCAAGCTCAGAATTTTAttgaacaaatttttttggtcaatCTTAATTAATCGAGTTTAAATGAACTTGTATCACTTAATTTCAATAGTGTATCGAAtaatttgacattatttttagccttattcaaaattacaatttcataGGAAGACCCTCTTAGGGGAAAGTCTTTACTGCAAATCCATAGTTGAATGCTGTCATAATACTTGTCATTTGAGTGtcttaagttgatttctttttatcatttgaATAAATAGAGCATTATATCATGGATCAGggattaatttttctatactTTCACAATAATCtataatcaattgaaaatcattataaatatatagcaaGCTCcatcttatataatatatatttaagctcaagtctttttattttcagacaTTAATTCTCTATCAGTAAAATTggttttagaaaatgaaacaCGTGGAATTTAAatggtatatttatatatgctaGTCTTTATTGCACGCAGTTTTCGCAAATGTGTATAAAAGAATTGTGGTGTAAgattgagataaaaataaagtttgtgaaaagaaataattctGGTGGGAGAGGATGAGAAATAAAGACgtttgtgaaaagaaaaaaacataaagtgATGTGAGATCGAGACGTACAGTAGTgggttataaaaaaaaaatattttatgaaattattaaaaaatattaaaattactattttgatattttttttattattaaggaacgaaatgaaattataagaaaatttcgGTATTCAAAAAAGTGGtgtgatgatttttttaataatatatgtatatatctaaattatataaaaagaaaaagactttTTCTCTCACAAATGGCGATTATAACATtgcaacatcaattttatttttatgctaataatatccttaaattaattttttctatgttgcaatctttcttttttttttttccttttttagaAACATGAGAtactgatttatatatatatatttattcataatatattttaaaatataaaatattatttattatatgcattcaTGGACAACGTACCATGGCGActagtgtgtatatatatatatatatatatatatatatatatatatgggctACGTATATTTGGAAAACAACTGAAAAGAATTAGATCAATGCCATCCATTTGCCACTATTAGATCTATGTGTGGGGTCAATTCAGAATTACCAATGAGTTGAGGgtccaaaataatatttcccATAAATGAAGTAACCCACGTTACCCACCTTATACTCCTTGTGTAACCAAGTGAGATTTCCACAATTCCACTCTGCACTCTGGAAGCA encodes:
- the LOC105163835 gene encoding aquaporin TIP2-1 codes for the protein MPAIAFGRFDDSFSAASIKAYVAEFISTLLFVFAGVGSAIAYNKLTSDAALDPAGLVAVAVAVGANISGGHVNPAVTFGLAVGGQITILTGLFYWIAQLLGSIVACFLLKVVTGGLAIPTHGVAAGVGAIEGVVMEIIITFALVYTVYATAADPKKGSLGTIAPIAIGFIVGANILAAGPFSGGSMNPARSFGPAVASGDFSGNWIYWVGPLIGGGLAGLIYSNVYMNQEHAPLASEF